A section of the Rhizobium sp. Pop5 genome encodes:
- the modA gene encoding molybdate ABC transporter substrate-binding protein: protein MQNRRQWMKLATAVIAALWLGAAALPAPAAAAEKLTVFAAASLKDALDAANAAWAKESGKEAVTSYAASGALAKQIENAAPADIFISADLDWMDYLAKKDLIKADTRSNLLGNRIVLVAEKEKAKPVEIKQGFDLAALLADSKLAMGEPKSVPAGKYGMAALEKLGVWKSVESKVAGAESVRAALALVSRGEAPYGIVYQTDAAADKGVAVVGTFPADSHPPIIYPIAILASSKNPDAAAYLDFLKSDKAAAFFTAQGFTILK from the coding sequence ATGCAGAACCGCCGCCAATGGATGAAACTGGCAACCGCCGTAATCGCGGCTCTCTGGCTTGGCGCGGCAGCGCTTCCCGCGCCGGCCGCAGCCGCCGAAAAACTGACCGTCTTTGCGGCGGCGAGCCTCAAGGATGCGCTCGACGCGGCCAATGCGGCCTGGGCCAAGGAAAGCGGCAAGGAAGCCGTCACCTCCTATGCGGCAAGCGGGGCTCTTGCAAAGCAAATTGAAAACGCGGCTCCCGCCGACATCTTCATCTCGGCCGACCTCGACTGGATGGATTACCTCGCCAAGAAGGACCTGATCAAAGCCGACACCCGCTCCAACCTGCTGGGAAACCGGATTGTGCTCGTTGCCGAAAAGGAAAAGGCAAAGCCGGTCGAAATCAAGCAGGGTTTCGATCTCGCCGCTTTGCTCGCTGACAGCAAGCTTGCCATGGGTGAGCCGAAGTCGGTCCCGGCAGGCAAATACGGCATGGCCGCGCTCGAAAAGCTCGGCGTGTGGAAATCGGTCGAGAGCAAGGTCGCCGGCGCCGAAAGCGTGCGCGCCGCTCTTGCGCTTGTCTCCCGCGGCGAGGCGCCCTATGGCATCGTCTACCAGACCGACGCGGCAGCCGATAAGGGTGTTGCAGTGGTCGGCACCTTCCCCGCCGATTCCCATCCGCCGATCATCTATCCGATCGCAATCCTGGCTTCGAGCAAGAATCCCGATGCGGCAGCCTATCTCGACTTCCTGAAATCGGATAAGGCAGCCGCCTTCTTCACGGCGCAGGGCTTCACCATTCTGAAGTGA
- a CDS encoding nicotinate-nucleotide adenylyltransferase produces the protein MPHSERGMIVGLFGGSFNPPHQGHALVAEIAIKRLGLDQLWWMVTPGNPLKSRNYLAPLAERIAESERIAADPRVKVTAFEQALGVGYTANTLARVKARNPHVHFIWIMGADSLQTFHKWQKWQEIARTFPIAVIDRPGATLSYLSSKMTRTFDFARVDEDDARVLWKKPAPAWTFIHGPRSRLSSTAIRNGSLPGSSDS, from the coding sequence ATGCCGCACAGCGAGCGCGGCATGATCGTCGGTCTGTTCGGCGGTTCGTTCAACCCGCCGCATCAAGGCCACGCGCTCGTCGCCGAGATCGCCATCAAGCGACTAGGCCTCGACCAGCTCTGGTGGATGGTGACCCCGGGCAATCCGCTGAAGAGCCGCAATTATCTTGCTCCGCTCGCCGAGCGCATCGCCGAGAGCGAACGGATCGCTGCCGATCCGCGCGTCAAGGTCACAGCTTTCGAGCAAGCGCTCGGCGTCGGCTACACCGCCAATACGCTTGCCCGCGTCAAGGCCCGCAATCCGCATGTGCACTTCATCTGGATCATGGGTGCCGACAGCTTGCAGACCTTTCACAAATGGCAGAAATGGCAGGAGATCGCCCGCACTTTCCCGATCGCGGTGATCGACAGGCCGGGCGCCACACTCTCCTACCTCTCCTCGAAGATGACACGGACCTTCGATTTCGCCCGCGTCGATGAGGATGACGCTCGTGTTCTCTGGAAGAAGCCGGCTCCGGCCTGGACATTCATCCACGGGCCGCGCTCCCGCCTGAGTTCGACGGCCATCCGCAACGGCTCATTGCCGGGCAGTTCTGATAGCTGA
- the modB gene encoding molybdate ABC transporter permease subunit, translating into MDALGLSNEEWTAILLSLRVSIVAMLASLPLGILVALLLARGRFWGKSVLNGIVHLPLILPPVVTGFLLLILFGRRGPIGSLLDQYFGIVFSFRWTGAALACAVMAFPLMVRSIRLSIEAVDRKLEEAAGTLGAGPVAVFLTVTLPLTLPGIIAGMILSFAKAMGEFGATITFVSNIPGETQTLPAAIYTFTQVPGGDAGALRLTLVAIVISMTALLASEFLARLAGRRIDPE; encoded by the coding sequence TTGGACGCACTGGGCTTGAGCAACGAGGAATGGACGGCGATCCTGCTCAGCCTGCGCGTTTCGATCGTCGCCATGCTGGCAAGCCTGCCCCTCGGCATTCTCGTCGCCCTGCTTCTGGCCCGCGGTCGCTTCTGGGGCAAGTCGGTGCTGAACGGCATCGTTCACCTGCCGCTGATCCTGCCCCCCGTCGTTACCGGCTTCCTTCTCCTCATCCTCTTCGGCCGCCGCGGCCCGATCGGCAGCCTGCTCGACCAATATTTCGGCATTGTCTTCTCCTTCCGCTGGACGGGTGCGGCGCTCGCCTGCGCCGTCATGGCGTTTCCGCTGATGGTGCGCAGCATCCGACTGTCGATCGAAGCGGTCGACCGCAAGCTGGAAGAGGCGGCCGGAACGCTCGGCGCCGGCCCTGTCGCGGTCTTCCTGACGGTCACGCTGCCGCTGACGCTCCCCGGCATCATCGCCGGCATGATCCTATCCTTCGCTAAGGCCATGGGTGAATTCGGCGCGACGATCACCTTTGTCTCCAATATTCCGGGCGAGACCCAGACGCTGCCGGCCGCCATCTACACCTTCACCCAGGTGCCGGGCGGCGATGCCGGCGCGCTGCGCCTGACACTTGTTGCCATCGTCATTTCCATGACAGCACTTCTCGCCTCCGAATTCCTTGCCCGTCTCGCCGGCCGGAGGATCGATCCGGAATGA
- a CDS encoding glutamate-5-semialdehyde dehydrogenase, producing MLDAVALSPDIDALMNDIGRKAKAAARPLSFASTEAKNKALNAMADAILANKANILAENAKDLKDVEGSEMLTSFVDRLTLNDKRVAEMAEGIRAIAALADPVGEVIAAWDRPNGLKIERVRTPLGVIGVIFESRPNVTADAGALCLKAGNAVILRCGSDSRRSSKAIHACMVEGLKAAGLPEHAIQLVPVTDRAAVGAMLRGLDGAIDVIVPRGGKSLVARVQSEARVPVFAHLEGLCHIYVDASADIEMAKKIVVNAKMRRTGICGAAETLLVDGAAIGTHLTPLLEILTEAGCEIRASATVLKVAPGMKPATEDDWSTEYLDAIISVAVVDGISGAIAHIQKYSSNHTEAVIAEDPAVVERFFTEVDSAILLHNASTQFADGGEFGMGAEIGIATGKMHARGPVGVEQLTSFKYRVRGAGQTRP from the coding sequence ATGCTTGATGCCGTTGCGCTAAGCCCTGACATTGACGCGCTGATGAACGACATCGGCCGCAAGGCGAAGGCTGCCGCGCGACCGTTGAGCTTTGCGTCCACCGAGGCGAAGAACAAGGCCCTGAACGCCATGGCTGATGCGATCCTGGCGAACAAGGCGAATATTCTTGCGGAGAACGCCAAAGACCTCAAGGACGTCGAAGGCAGCGAAATGCTTACTTCCTTCGTCGACCGGCTGACGCTGAACGACAAGCGCGTCGCTGAAATGGCCGAGGGAATCCGCGCGATCGCGGCTCTGGCCGATCCGGTGGGCGAAGTCATCGCGGCCTGGGACCGCCCGAACGGCCTGAAGATCGAGCGCGTCCGCACGCCGCTCGGCGTCATCGGCGTGATCTTCGAAAGCCGGCCGAACGTCACGGCCGATGCCGGCGCGCTCTGCCTCAAGGCCGGCAATGCGGTCATCCTGCGCTGCGGCTCGGATTCGCGCCGCTCATCTAAGGCTATCCATGCCTGCATGGTCGAAGGTCTGAAGGCGGCCGGCCTTCCAGAGCATGCTATCCAACTCGTCCCGGTGACGGACCGCGCCGCCGTCGGCGCCATGCTGCGCGGCCTTGACGGCGCGATCGACGTCATCGTCCCGCGCGGCGGCAAGAGCCTGGTTGCCCGCGTGCAGAGCGAGGCCAGGGTGCCGGTCTTTGCCCATCTCGAAGGCCTCTGCCACATCTACGTCGATGCCTCGGCTGATATCGAGATGGCGAAGAAGATCGTCGTCAACGCCAAGATGCGCCGCACCGGCATTTGCGGCGCGGCCGAAACGCTGCTCGTCGACGGTGCGGCGATCGGCACGCATCTGACGCCGCTGCTTGAGATTCTGACAGAGGCCGGCTGCGAGATCCGCGCTTCGGCAACCGTGCTGAAAGTCGCACCTGGCATGAAGCCCGCCACCGAAGATGACTGGTCGACCGAATATCTCGACGCGATCATTTCGGTCGCAGTCGTCGACGGCATATCGGGCGCGATCGCCCATATCCAGAAATATTCCTCGAACCACACCGAGGCCGTCATCGCCGAAGACCCTGCCGTCGTCGAGCGCTTCTTCACCGAAGTCGATTCGGCGATCCTGCTGCACAATGCCTCGACGCAGTTCGCCGATGGCGGCGAGTTCGGCATGGGCGCGGAAATCGGTATTGCCACCGGCAAGATGCATGCCCGCGGCCCGGTCGGCGTCGAACAGCTCACCTCCTTTAAATACCGGGTGCGCGGTGCCGGCCAGACCCGACCTTGA
- the proB gene encoding glutamate 5-kinase: MTSRKPLGRYRRIVIKIGSALLVDRKAGLKKAWLDAMCADIASLKAKGIDVLVVSSGAIALGRSVLDLPSGALKLEESQAAAAVGQIALARAWSESLSRDEIVAGQILLTLGDTEERRRYLNARATINQLLKIGAVPIINENDTVATSEIRYGDNDRLAARVATMTGADLLILLSDIDGLYTAPPHLDPNAAFLETIAEITPEIEAMAGGAASELSRGGMRTKIDAGKIATTSGCAMIIASGKTESPLSAIENGARSSWFAPSGTPVTARKTWIAGQLQPAGELHVDDGAVTALGAGKSLLPAGVRNVSGLFSRGDTVAIIGPEGREIARGLASYDAEDARRIAGRKSAEIEAILGYAGRAAMVHRDDMVMTAQIRPKSERQKKDASYA; this comes from the coding sequence ATGACCAGCCGTAAGCCGCTTGGCCGCTACCGCCGCATCGTCATCAAGATCGGCTCCGCGCTTCTGGTCGACCGCAAGGCCGGGCTGAAGAAGGCCTGGCTCGACGCCATGTGCGCCGACATCGCAAGCCTGAAGGCCAAGGGCATCGACGTGCTCGTCGTCTCCTCGGGCGCGATTGCGCTTGGCCGTTCGGTGCTCGACCTGCCCTCGGGCGCGCTGAAGCTGGAGGAAAGCCAGGCGGCAGCCGCCGTCGGCCAGATCGCGCTGGCGCGTGCCTGGTCGGAGAGCCTGTCGCGCGACGAGATTGTCGCGGGCCAGATCCTGCTGACGCTCGGCGACACCGAGGAACGCCGCCGCTATCTCAATGCGCGCGCCACCATCAATCAGCTGCTGAAAATCGGCGCCGTGCCGATCATCAACGAGAACGATACAGTCGCGACCAGTGAAATCCGCTACGGCGACAACGACCGCCTCGCCGCCCGCGTGGCGACGATGACCGGCGCGGACCTGCTCATCCTTCTCTCCGATATCGACGGCCTTTACACCGCGCCGCCGCATCTCGATCCGAACGCAGCCTTCCTGGAGACGATTGCCGAAATCACCCCCGAGATCGAGGCGATGGCCGGAGGCGCCGCTTCCGAGCTTTCGCGCGGCGGTATGCGTACCAAGATCGATGCCGGCAAGATCGCCACCACATCGGGCTGTGCGATGATCATCGCTTCGGGCAAGACCGAAAGCCCGTTGTCGGCGATCGAAAACGGCGCGCGCTCCTCCTGGTTCGCCCCTTCGGGCACGCCCGTCACCGCCCGCAAGACCTGGATCGCCGGGCAGCTGCAGCCGGCCGGCGAACTGCATGTCGATGACGGCGCCGTCACGGCACTCGGCGCCGGCAAGAGCCTGCTTCCCGCTGGCGTGCGCAATGTTTCCGGCCTCTTCAGCCGCGGCGATACGGTGGCGATCATCGGCCCTGAAGGCCGCGAGATCGCCCGTGGCCTGGCAAGCTACGATGCCGAAGACGCCCGCCGCATCGCCGGCCGCAAATCGGCGGAGATCGAGGCGATCCTCGGTTATGCCGGGCGGGCCGCCATGGTCCATCGCGACGACATGGTGATGACCGCGCAGATCAGACCGAAATCGGAAAGGCAGAAGAAGGACGCGAGCTATGCTTGA